CTATGGATTTCAGGAAGGCTGGAATGTGCGCAAGGCCTATGAGGTGTTCTTCTACCCCTGGAAGGAGCGGATCATCTGGGGCATCACGGCACGGGTACTGCACCAGTTCCTGGAACGGGTGCGGACCCTGAAAGAGTTTCCCGGGAAGGCGGAGTAAAGGAGAAGCGGCCGAGAGCCGGGGAGTGCCCCGGCTCACTGATGCAGGGGGTCAGCAGCATGCACACTTCCGTACGGTTCCTGGCCCTGGAACGGAATTTGAACAGTTCTCCCAGAAGGGGAATCTTGGATAACAGGGGCACGGCCTCCAGTTTTTGCTGTTCCTGCTCGCTGATCAGGCCGCCGATGACCAGGGTCTGGCCTTCCCGCAGGCGCACCTGGGTATCGGCCGTCCGGCTGGTGATCCGATAATTCTTCAGCTCGGTGATCAGGGTGGGGGTACTGACTTCGGTGTGGACCCGGACGGTAATCAATCCATCCCGGCTCAGGTAGGGAGTATAGGACAGCCGGATACCGGCGTCCACGTATTCCGTGGTCTGGGTGGTGGTGCTGTTGGTCACTTTCTCCGTGACCACCGGGATGTGGTCTCCGATGAAGATGCTGGCTTCCCGGCCCGGCAGGGTGATGATGCTGGGGGTGGCCAGGACACTGGCCCTGCCCTGCTGGCACAGGGCACTGAGTGTGGCGGTCAGACCGGCAGTATACCCATGGCCCAGGTGGATCCTGGCCCCTTGATCTCTCTGGTCGCCGGAGGCCGGCAGGGTGGTCCAGTTCCATTTCAGGCCCAGCTCCCGGGAAGCTT
This region of Acidaminococcus timonensis genomic DNA includes:
- a CDS encoding type II secretion system protein GspD; amino-acid sequence: MKSFLLACLFCLLNPVRWVLAADPVSLSVKEAPVRDVLQSLAQLADRNLVVDPDLSGTISLELRDIPFPQALSIVTRSRGLECREEGNILWVSTPEKLDARFGRLSLHPLEYISAKEAAETLKPLFHSPLVWDRESNALLFRGTAGERDRLKEALSLLDRPSRQVTLEARILSLNEEASRELGLKWNWTTLPASGDQRDQGARIHLGHGYTAGLTATLSALCQQGRASVLATPSIITLPGREASIFIGDHIPVVTEKVTNSTTTQTTEYVDAGIRLSYTPYLSRDGLITVRVHTEVSTPTLITELKNYRITSRTADTQVRLREGQTLVIGGLISEQEQQKLEAVPLLSKIPLLGELFKFRSRARNRTEVCMLLTPCISEPGHSPALGRFSFTPPSRETLSGSAPVPGTGAVPVP